The DNA window GGCTTTGTGAAGTGTCCCAGGGCCTTCTTCAAGACCAAAAACGATGCTTGTCTGGTAAATTAACATAGCTAAGTTGCATCATCGAACACTTGATCGGAAAATGTATTTGATGAAAATGTATTTCCCAAGTACCTTATATTTTTCATATTCATTGGGAATGTTAGCAGTTATGGCCAATACCAGGTACCTTGAGGTATTTGGTGAAGCATCCTGCAAAATGTTTGTTTTACTGTGTTAAATTTCTGAATGAGGTGAAGCTGAACATGAACCAAAAAAGCAGGCTCCTGATTAATAAGACTTCCTGACAATATGTTAAAGATAAAACCTATGTGTGCGAGACACTATATTTGATAACATTGTTGTTGATTACAATTTGCACCTATGTAACCTTAGTTATGCTACATCAGCTCCACAAGATGGCTTCCAAGGCATACCAAATCTAGTAAATGTAACTGTTCGCAGGTTGTGCTTGGATATCGACATGCCGATCAGAGTGGCAGCGCATCAGTATATACTACAACCAGATAACCTTCCAAACTGATATCTAACGAACTGCCTCCCTGATCAAATGAACCAATTTTATGactgaagctcaagtaaactCGTCTGGCGAAATAATGAAACAGAAAGATAGTGTTCTGAAATAGTCGTAAAGACTTGACGAGAAAAGGATACATTTTGAGTAATGTATACTCATTACACCTGTTTAGTAGTTCATATGTGCAACACTGAGGAAAGGGAGAAAGGAATATAAAATAAGATGAAATTTTGAGCACCCATCATTATGTGCCTTGTCTGGCAAAGCAGTAAACTTAAATATTAAAAAAAAAAATTTACTACCTGAAAGTTGCACTCTAATATGTTAAGTCCATACAATTCTGCTGATCGAGCACTTCCTATAACTTCATCATCCCTCAGATTTTGCTTGGATATAATCTGCAAAAGGGTATAAAAAATCACATATAGGAAAATCCAATATATGAAAAGGAGTATGTAATGTTTTAACAGGTACCTCAGCACCAGCAGCTCCATGATCTACATTTTTCTTTGAGACACCCAAATTAGAAAGTGAATACTCGCATTGAGCAAGATCCTGCATACAACACTCACAGCTGATGAGGTGATTGAGATTATACACTCAGGGGAATAATGTGTGCTCTAATTTTCCTCTGTTTCGGATTTTTTCATATAAAATGCATATGATTGTGAATTTTGCTACCAAAAGTTTGTCCAAATAATAACACTAGTTCAAGGTGATGTACCAAGGCAGGGACCCACACATAAGCATACATGGGCAACAAAAACATCTGAGTGTTCAGTTTTCAGCAGAACCTGTGGATGGCTGAAAATTGTCTGCAAATCGTCCTTCTGCACTCCAGGTAAAGCCAGGAGACATAGCTCTACATCCATTTGTACTTCTTGCACAATTTGCAAATTGTGACTAAGAAGCAAGTCATAGGTCGGATGAAAGCTTCCAATGGATGAATTTTCTATAGTAAGAACAGCTTTATCAGCAAGTGAAGACTCAACAGCCTATTAGTTAGCGAGAGAATTAGAATGGATATTTTTTTGAGTTTTTAGGTTACATATGTGTAAAATCTCTGAAAGGGTGACAACCTCGAGTGCACCTTCAGAACTTTTGTACGGTACTGCTATACAATTTCGGAAGGCTTTGAGCACCATTGCCTCAATGACTGTACCAGGTGAACCCTATATTCAGGAGAagatgcatgaaaaattatacaAAACTGTTAAGGTGAATGATTACAATTTGTACCTGATATGTCACAAGGACATTAGACCTTTCAGTATGCAATGACAGAT is part of the Panicum hallii strain FIL2 chromosome 2, PHallii_v3.1, whole genome shotgun sequence genome and encodes:
- the LOC112882570 gene encoding arogenate dehydratase/prephenate dehydratase 6, chloroplastic-like, giving the protein MERWASNDLLVGPLISTDLSLHTERSNVLVTYQGSPGTVIEAMVLKAFRNCIAVPYKSSEGALEAVESSLADKAVLTIENSSIGSFHPTYDLLLSHNLQIVQEVQMDVELCLLALPGVQKDDLQTIFSHPQDLAQCEYSLSNLGVSKKNVDHGAAGAEIISKQNLRDDEVIGSARSAELYGLNILECNFQDASPNTSRYLVLAITANIPNEYEKYKTSIVFGLEEGPGTLHKALVAFWKRDLNLTKIESRPNRGKPMRTLGTEKQFNYIFYVDFEASLAEIPTQNALKELEEIASFLRVLGCYPSTTI